The Streptomyces rubrogriseus genomic sequence TTGACGTTCAGGCTGTCCCGCAGGGAGACCAGCGGGTTCACCGCGGAGATCGTGCCGCCGCCACCGGTGCCGGAGCCCACCCCGCCGCCGGCGCCGTCCAGCAGCCCGCCGTCCATCGCGGGCAGGGCGAGCGGCACCACCAGCGCGATGCCCAGCGCGAAGGCGCCGATGCGCCGTCCGGTGCGGACCGGGGCCAGGGCGCGCCCCTGCTCCGGGCCCGGTGGGCGCGGGGAGCCGCCGAAGACCCGGCCCCACTGCGAGAGCCGGTCACGTCCCTCGGCCAGGAGCAGCATCAGATAGCCGACCGCCGCGATCAGGAACCAGAGCCAGTCGGCGCCGCCCTCGGACAGCCCCGCGGCCACCGAGTAGAGGGCGAGCAGGGGCAGGCCGGCCGGGGCGGCACTGCGGAAGGTCACCGCGAGGGCGTCCACCAGCAGCCCGATCACCAGGACGCCGCCGACCAGCATCAGCCGGATGCCGTCGGACTCCAGCGGCGCCGGGATCGCGTACCGGGCGATGTCGTCGCCGCCCTGCTGGAGCAGGTCGGCGAAGCGCTGGAAGGCCTGCGGGCCGGGGACCAGCCCGGCGAGCGCCTGCTGCCGGGCGAAGACCAGGGTCAGCAGTACCAGCGTGACCAGGGCCTGCGCCGCGATGGTCAGCGGCCGGGCCAGCGGCACCCGCCGGGCCACCGCGCCCACCCCCGACTGCACCGCCAGCAGGACCGCCGCCTGGAGGATCCACGTGGCCGGTTCCACCAACGGCAACAAGGCACAGGCCGCCATCAACGTGGCCGCCCAGGCACACACCGCCAACCGCGCGCGCCCGCTCATCACGCCCCCTCTCCGCCGGCCGGCGCCGCGAGGGTGGTGCGTTCGTGGTCGGCCAGGCGCCACACTTCCTCCACGGTGGCGCCCCGGGGGACCGCCACGGCGGTCCAGCCCGCCTCGCGGAGCATCCGCAGCCGCTCGTCGCCTCCGGCCGACGGGCCGGGCACGTCGGCCGGCTCCCGGGCCCACGTCTCGCTGTCCAGGACGAAGGCGACGGCGCCGCCGCCCCGCTGCCGCATCTTCGCCACCACCGTGGCCTGCTCCTCGTCCAGGTCGCCGAAGAACGCCACCAGCAGCCCCTCGTTCCCGCCGCGCAGCATGTCGTACGCCCGCGACAGACTCGTGTCGTCGCAGTGGTCGATCACGGCGAGGGTGTCCATCATCAGACCGGCCGCGTCGGCCGTCCCCTGGCTCGCCCCCGCGAAGCCGTCGGCACCCTCGCCCGGCACCGCGTCGCCGTTGCCGGTGAGCAGCCGGACGGAGAAGCCCCGCTCCAGCATGTGCACCAGCACGGACGCCGCGCCGGACACCGCCCACTCGAAGGCCGAGTCGGGGCCCGCGCCCTCGAAGGCCACCACCCGGGTGTCGAGCAGCACCGTGCAGCGGGCCCGCTGCGGCTGTTCCTCGCGGCGCACCATCAGCTCGCCGTAGCGTGCGGTGGAGCGCCAGTGCACGCGGCGCAGGTCGTCGCCGTAGCGGTACCCGCGCGGGATCACGTCGTCGTCACCGGCCAGGGCGAGCGAGCGCTGCCGTCCCTCGCCGTACCCCTTCGCCTCACCGCTCAGCCGCACCGGCGGCAGCGCCTCCACCCGCGGGATCACCGTCAGGGTGTCGTACGTAGAGAAGGAGCGGGTCAGCTCGCACAGGCCGAACGGGTCGGTCAGGCGCAGCTGCAACGGGCCCAGCGGGAAGCGGCCGCGCAGGTCGGAGCGGACCCGGTAGGACACCTCGCGGCGACCGCCCGGCTCCACCCGGTCGAGCACGAAGCGCGGACGCGGACCGAGTACGTAGGGCACCCGGTCCTGGAGCATCAGCAGACCGGTGGGCAGCCGGGAGACGTTGTCGACGCGCAGGTGCACCCTGGCCTCGCTGCCCGCGGGCACCCGCCCGGGGGAGAGCCGGCGACTGCCCGCGACCCGGTAGCGCGTGCGGTAGAGCACGGCCGCGCAGACCAGGGGCAGGGCGCCCAGGAGCAGCCCGACGCGCAGCAGGTCGCTCTGGCCCAGGACGTACGCGCAGACCGCGGCCGCGATGCCGGCGGCCAGGAAGGAGCGTCCGCGGGTGGTCAGACCGGAAAGGGCGGTCCGGATGCCGCCGCCCTCGCCCCCGTCGGCCTCGGACCGGTCCGTCCCCCCGGCGTCCATCACAGCCTCCGCGGCGGCTGCTGACCGTACGCCGACGTGCCGCGGCCCACGCCGAAGCCCGTCTGCTGCTGGGGCTCCGCGGGCACCGCGGTGCGCTGCAGGATCTCCTGGACGACCTGCTCGGCGGTGCGGCGGTTGAGCTGGGCCTGCGCGGTCGGCAGCAGCCGGTGGGCCAGGACGGCGACCGCGAGGGCCTGCACGTCGTCCGGCAGCGCGTAGTCCCGGCCGCCCAGGGCGGCGGACGCCTTCGCCGCGCGCAGCAGGTGCAGGGTGGCACGCGGCGAGGCACCGAGTCTGAGGTCCGGGTGGGTGCGGGTGGCGGCGACCAGGTCCACCGCGTACCGCCGGACCGGATCCGCCACGTGGACGCCGCGGACCGCCTCGATCAGCTTCAGGATGTCGTGCGCGTGCGCCACCGGCTGGAGGTCGTCCAGCGGGCTGGCCCCGCCGTGCACGTCGAGCATCTGCAACTCGGCCTCCGGGCTCGGATAGCCGATGGAGACCCGGGCCATGAAGCGGTCCCGCTGGGCCTCCGGAAGCGGGTAGGTGCCCTCCATCTCGACCGGGTTCTGCGTCGCCACCACCATGAAGGGACTGGGCAGCTCGTAGGTCTGGCCGTCGATGGTGACCTGACGCTCCTCCATCGACTCGAGCAGCGCCGACTGCGTCTTCGGCGACGCGCGGTTGATCTCGTCGCCGATCACCACCTGGGCGAAGATCGCGCCCGGCTTGAACTCGAAGTCGCGCCGCTGCTGGTCCCAGATCGACACCCCGGTGATGTCCGAGGGCAGCAGGTCCGGCGTGAACTGGATCCGGCGCACGGAACAGTCGATGGACCGGGCCAGCGCCTTGGCCAGCATGGTCTTGCCGACGCCCGGCACGTCCTCGATCAGCAGGTGCCCCTCGGCCAGCAGCACGGTCAGCGAGAGCCGGACGACCTCGGGCTTGCCCTCGATCACGTCCTCCACCGAACCGCGGACCCGCTCGACCACGGCGGTCAGATCTTCCCCCACGCTTCCGTACGCTCGCGCGGCGGTGCCTCCACGGCTCGCC encodes the following:
- a CDS encoding DUF58 domain-containing protein gives rise to the protein MDAGGTDRSEADGGEGGGIRTALSGLTTRGRSFLAAGIAAAVCAYVLGQSDLLRVGLLLGALPLVCAAVLYRTRYRVAGSRRLSPGRVPAGSEARVHLRVDNVSRLPTGLLMLQDRVPYVLGPRPRFVLDRVEPGGRREVSYRVRSDLRGRFPLGPLQLRLTDPFGLCELTRSFSTYDTLTVIPRVEALPPVRLSGEAKGYGEGRQRSLALAGDDDVIPRGYRYGDDLRRVHWRSTARYGELMVRREEQPQRARCTVLLDTRVVAFEGAGPDSAFEWAVSGAASVLVHMLERGFSVRLLTGNGDAVPGEGADGFAGASQGTADAAGLMMDTLAVIDHCDDTSLSRAYDMLRGGNEGLLVAFFGDLDEEQATVVAKMRQRGGGAVAFVLDSETWAREPADVPGPSAGGDERLRMLREAGWTAVAVPRGATVEEVWRLADHERTTLAAPAGGEGA
- a CDS encoding AAA family ATPase — its product is MTTYDDQASRGGTAARAYGSVGEDLTAVVERVRGSVEDVIEGKPEVVRLSLTVLLAEGHLLIEDVPGVGKTMLAKALARSIDCSVRRIQFTPDLLPSDITGVSIWDQQRRDFEFKPGAIFAQVVIGDEINRASPKTQSALLESMEERQVTIDGQTYELPSPFMVVATQNPVEMEGTYPLPEAQRDRFMARVSIGYPSPEAELQMLDVHGGASPLDDLQPVAHAHDILKLIEAVRGVHVADPVRRYAVDLVAATRTHPDLRLGASPRATLHLLRAAKASAALGGRDYALPDDVQALAVAVLAHRLLPTAQAQLNRRTAEQVVQEILQRTAVPAEPQQQTGFGVGRGTSAYGQQPPRRL